In a genomic window of Methanosarcina horonobensis HB-1 = JCM 15518:
- a CDS encoding phosphoribosylanthranilate isomerase, with amino-acid sequence MRTGLKTRIKICGMRNPEDIELAALYGADAVGFITEVPVESPRKLDSDTAAILISKVPKCLDSVMVMMPENSSRALELIEKVRPDIVQIHSSMSPVELEIIREKTDIPIIKTLSVPAGLGASKVQSLINRLLDEVRKLEKSGVVDSVLLDSGVAGKTGGTGCIHDWDLSRRIAEETELPLILAGGLKPENVQEAIRVVSPYAVDTASGVETSGRKDAVKIRNFIEEVRCANAFL; translated from the coding sequence ATGAGAACAGGATTAAAAACCAGGATAAAGATCTGCGGAATGCGTAATCCTGAGGATATAGAACTGGCAGCACTCTATGGAGCTGATGCAGTAGGATTCATAACTGAAGTCCCTGTGGAAAGCCCGAGAAAACTCGATTCGGATACTGCTGCTATCCTTATCTCAAAAGTTCCGAAATGTCTTGATTCGGTAATGGTTATGATGCCTGAAAACTCTTCCAGGGCACTGGAACTCATTGAAAAAGTAAGACCCGACATTGTTCAGATCCATTCCAGTATGTCTCCTGTCGAACTTGAGATTATAAGGGAAAAAACGGACATTCCCATAATAAAAACCCTTTCTGTACCTGCCGGGCTTGGAGCTTCTAAAGTCCAGAGCCTTATAAACCGCCTTCTTGACGAGGTCCGCAAGCTGGAAAAAAGCGGAGTTGTAGACAGCGTACTTCTGGACTCGGGGGTTGCCGGAAAAACCGGTGGTACAGGATGCATACATGATTGGGATCTAAGCCGAAGGATTGCCGAAGAAACGGAACTTCCCCTTATCCTCGCCGGCGGGCTCAAACCCGAAAACGTTCAGGAGGCAATAAGGGTTGTTTCCCCTTATGCTGTGGACACGGCTTCAGGGGTAGAAACTTCAGGAAGAAAAGATGCTGTAAAAATCAGGAATTTTATTGAAGAAGTGAGGTGTGCCAATGCTTTCCTTTGA
- the trpE gene encoding anthranilate synthase component I: MLSFDIGEEEFKKLVSGFEKPGLVQLLAKINSEYSPACSPLELYQALKSLGTAGYSYLLESVEKQASKARYSFVGSDPDALLAINDRKLSLELLNPKASAFFEEIVSKAKEVCAVGTGEAGDKDNENKESEGKESEGKKTAVQTSRRFMASIPKGKDSFDALRLAFPPENGIEFLNAKRFDRQTFLGGAIGYTAYDAIYDSWLGTEKDFESEIPELQYLLVSKSFVFDHLTEEIYIVVTPFVRPGSDAGKVYEEALSEAEKLYSVIKEVSLSGDAAKAAVSGKSTVSQSTDSGSPVQVCSADRSEFETSVLQAKEHIFAGDIFQAVLSRKCEFKLEQSPFELYMQLRSINPSPYMYIFEFGDLAIVGASPETLLTVHKRTVMINPIAGTCPRGKSDAEDEALASHMLNDEKERAEHVMLVDLGRNDVRMVCESGSVKVSGFMKVLKYSHVQHIESTVSGTLRSECDQFDAFRAIFPAGTLSGAPKIRAMEIISELETAPRGIYGGGVGYYSWNGDADFAIVIRTLLIKGKKASVQAGAGIVADSDPAYEFRETERKMAAMLAAIGGEN; the protein is encoded by the coding sequence ATGCTTTCCTTTGACATTGGAGAAGAAGAGTTTAAGAAACTTGTTTCAGGGTTCGAAAAACCGGGCCTTGTCCAGCTCCTTGCAAAAATTAATTCCGAATATTCTCCTGCCTGTTCTCCTCTCGAGCTTTACCAGGCATTGAAAAGCTTAGGGACTGCGGGTTACTCCTACCTGCTTGAGTCCGTGGAAAAGCAGGCAAGCAAAGCAAGATATTCTTTTGTCGGAAGCGACCCCGATGCTCTGTTGGCGATAAATGACCGGAAACTTTCCCTTGAGCTCCTGAACCCGAAAGCCTCTGCTTTCTTTGAAGAGATAGTTTCAAAAGCAAAAGAAGTATGTGCAGTCGGGACAGGAGAAGCAGGAGATAAAGACAATGAAAATAAGGAGAGTGAAGGTAAGGAAAGTGAAGGAAAGAAAACTGCAGTGCAAACTTCCCGCAGATTCATGGCTTCAATTCCAAAAGGAAAAGACTCTTTTGACGCCCTTCGCCTGGCTTTCCCTCCGGAAAACGGAATTGAGTTCCTCAACGCAAAACGTTTTGACAGGCAGACCTTCCTTGGAGGAGCTATAGGGTACACGGCTTATGATGCAATTTATGACAGCTGGCTTGGAACTGAGAAGGATTTTGAGTCTGAAATCCCGGAACTTCAGTACCTTCTTGTCTCGAAAAGCTTTGTTTTCGACCACCTGACTGAAGAAATCTACATTGTAGTCACTCCTTTCGTAAGGCCAGGATCGGATGCGGGCAAAGTATATGAAGAAGCTCTCTCTGAGGCAGAAAAGCTTTACTCCGTAATCAAGGAAGTTTCCCTGTCCGGAGATGCCGCAAAAGCAGCAGTTTCTGGCAAGTCAACAGTATCACAATCAACAGATTCGGGTTCACCTGTGCAGGTCTGCAGCGCTGATCGGTCTGAATTTGAAACGTCGGTACTCCAGGCGAAAGAACACATCTTTGCAGGGGATATTTTCCAGGCTGTCCTTTCCAGAAAATGCGAATTTAAACTTGAACAATCTCCGTTCGAGCTTTATATGCAGCTCAGGTCAATAAACCCAAGTCCTTACATGTATATCTTCGAGTTCGGAGACCTGGCAATCGTAGGAGCAAGCCCTGAAACCCTGCTGACCGTACATAAGCGTACTGTTATGATAAACCCTATTGCAGGTACCTGTCCGAGAGGAAAGTCAGATGCTGAAGACGAAGCCCTGGCTTCCCACATGCTCAATGATGAAAAAGAAAGGGCAGAACATGTAATGCTTGTTGACCTGGGTCGAAATGATGTCCGCATGGTCTGCGAAAGCGGTTCTGTAAAAGTATCAGGGTTTATGAAAGTCCTGAAATATTCTCATGTCCAGCACATAGAAAGCACGGTTTCCGGGACCCTCAGATCTGAATGCGACCAGTTCGATGCCTTCAGAGCAATCTTTCCTGCAGGGACCCTGTCAGGGGCTCCGAAAATCCGGGCAATGGAGATTATTTCCGAACTTGAAACAGCTCCAAGAGGAATCTACGGCGGCGGAGTCGGGTATTACAGCTGGAACGGAGACGCTGATTTTGCAATCGTGATCAGGACTCTGCTTATAAAGGGTAAAAAGGCTTCGGTACAGGCAGGGGCAGGAATTGTTGCGGATTCCGATCCTGCATATGAGTTCAGGGAAACTGAGAGGAAAATGGCAGCAATGCTTGCGGCTATAGGCGGAGAGAATTGA
- a CDS encoding aminodeoxychorismate/anthranilate synthase component II, producing the protein MKIVFINNKDSFVWNLVDYISYFEKDTLVLPNTVTLEELREIKPDALVISPGPGNPSDPRDIGNCLDIIREMGRETPLLGVCLGHQAINVAFGGPVRRCKVGPVHGKSSKIWHTESALFTTLKEQFDAGRYHSLEIGEPAPGIKVTARAEDGTIMAVEHSEYPIYGLQFHPESVLTPEGLKIIERFLEISRNFKKRQPAV; encoded by the coding sequence ATGAAAATAGTTTTCATAAATAACAAAGATTCTTTTGTATGGAATCTTGTGGATTATATCTCATATTTCGAAAAAGATACTCTGGTTCTTCCCAATACGGTTACTCTGGAAGAGTTAAGGGAAATAAAACCTGATGCGCTGGTAATTTCTCCGGGACCCGGAAATCCTTCTGACCCGAGGGATATAGGAAACTGCCTGGACATAATCAGGGAAATGGGTAGGGAAACTCCCCTTCTCGGAGTCTGCCTTGGGCACCAGGCAATCAACGTGGCATTCGGCGGACCTGTCAGGAGATGCAAAGTAGGACCTGTGCATGGGAAAAGTTCAAAGATATGGCACACGGAATCGGCTCTCTTTACAACACTCAAAGAGCAGTTTGATGCAGGCCGCTACCATTCGCTTGAGATTGGTGAGCCAGCTCCGGGAATAAAGGTCACTGCTCGTGCAGAAGACGGAACAATTATGGCAGTAGAACATTCAGAATATCCCATCTACGGCCTGCAGTTCCACCCCGAATCGGTACTTACTCCAGAAGGTTTAAAAATAATAGAAAGATTCCTGGAAATCTCAAGGAACTTTAAGAAAAGACAACCGGCTGTTTGA
- a CDS encoding peptidylprolyl isomerase, translating into MAVWKGKKVVLHTTMGDITIELFEDMPITAGNFAKLVDQGFYDGVIFHRIIDKFMIQGGDPTGTGMGGPGYEIPDEFTKHNRNDRGTISMANAGPNTGGSQFFINLVNNNYLDKMHPVFGKVVEGIDVVDAMGKVKTDRQDRPKTEVKIVKAELV; encoded by the coding sequence ATGGCTGTATGGAAGGGAAAGAAAGTGGTTTTGCACACCACTATGGGTGATATTACCATCGAACTTTTTGAGGATATGCCGATTACGGCGGGGAACTTTGCAAAACTCGTGGACCAGGGTTTCTATGATGGCGTGATTTTCCACAGGATAATTGACAAATTCATGATCCAGGGCGGAGACCCTACAGGAACAGGCATGGGCGGGCCAGGCTATGAAATCCCTGACGAGTTCACAAAACACAACAGGAACGACAGAGGCACGATTTCAATGGCAAATGCAGGTCCGAACACAGGTGGAAGCCAGTTCTTTATCAACCTTGTAAATAACAACTACCTTGACAAAATGCATCCTGTCTTCGGAAAGGTTGTGGAAGGCATTGATGTTGTCGATGCCATGGGTAAGGTAAAGACCGACCGACAGGACCGTCCGAAAACAGAAGTTAAAATCGTGAAAGCTGAACTGGTCTGA
- a CDS encoding helix-turn-helix domain-containing protein: protein MVDSIHEMIRASFRCEDMVKCVLGLKALDIEAYKVLLMHGSTTTDRLGEILNRERSTAYRSLQNLITCGIVYRETKSIETGGHYYEYTAIELWEMKQIVKKNVDEWYCQMNEMVDKLDDKICALILRMDNEKTQI, encoded by the coding sequence ATGGTAGATTCTATTCATGAAATGATCAGAGCAAGCTTCAGATGCGAGGACATGGTAAAATGTGTGCTCGGGTTGAAAGCTCTTGATATCGAAGCATACAAGGTTTTACTCATGCACGGTTCTACTACAACTGACAGGCTTGGGGAAATTCTTAACAGGGAGAGGAGTACTGCATATCGTTCTCTACAGAATCTCATAACATGTGGAATTGTTTACAGAGAAACGAAATCTATCGAGACTGGGGGACACTATTATGAATACACAGCCATCGAACTCTGGGAAATGAAACAGATAGTAAAAAAGAACGTTGATGAATGGTACTGCCAGATGAACGAAATGGTTGATAAACTGGATGATAAAATATGTGCCCTTATCTTGAGAATGGACAATGAGAAAACACAGATCTAA
- a CDS encoding adenosylcobalamin-dependent ribonucleoside-diphosphate reductase — translation MSETKEGLDLLAAETLRSRYLREGEEDWKDVCERVAKAVATTTEEYTEFFNLMNSKVFLPSSPTLMNAGTASGQLSACFVIPVEDSIEEIFDSVKTAALIQKTGGGTGFNFSKIRPDGSPSASGTGTASGPVALMGLFNQATEIVKQFGRRRGANMGILDISHNDIIPFIRAKRTEGILSNFNISVMIPDAFMSLADEGRMNEIWNSKTGAKVGEIFSEVVDGIWKNGEPGVLFYNRINRDNFTPSLGDIHATNPCGEEPLLPFESCNLGSINLSLFVEDGKINWDSLRETVGKAVRFLDNEIDVNVYPVPKIGEATRKTRKIGLGVMGFHDMLLKLGLPYNSTEALKLAEKLMGQINWAAVRESRKLAAEKGSFPEHENSIWKLPMRNATLTAIAPTGTISILAGCSAGIEPVFSWVYRRTRTVEKEFMLVHPLFEAHFKPKLSESDYSWLLEHVYTHGTLKDIKNSKVVSGEEKRLFRSALDISWKTHIDIQAAFQRHCHAGISKTINMPANTKKEDIEKALIYAWKQGLKGLTIYRTGSRQHVVLSLKKSQF, via the coding sequence GTGTCGGAAACTAAAGAAGGATTGGACTTACTGGCAGCTGAGACTCTTAGATCCAGATACCTTCGGGAGGGAGAAGAGGACTGGAAAGACGTCTGTGAGAGGGTAGCAAAAGCAGTTGCAACAACCACGGAGGAGTACACTGAATTTTTTAATCTTATGAATAGTAAAGTCTTTCTCCCGAGTTCCCCAACCCTTATGAATGCAGGAACAGCTTCAGGGCAGCTTTCAGCCTGTTTTGTCATACCCGTGGAGGATAGCATAGAAGAAATATTCGATTCTGTCAAGACCGCTGCCCTTATACAGAAGACCGGAGGAGGTACAGGTTTTAATTTCTCAAAAATCAGGCCAGATGGTTCTCCTTCTGCCTCAGGTACCGGTACTGCGAGCGGTCCCGTAGCTTTAATGGGTCTCTTTAATCAGGCAACTGAGATAGTAAAACAGTTCGGGAGAAGAAGAGGCGCCAATATGGGGATACTTGATATTTCTCACAACGATATTATTCCTTTCATCAGAGCAAAACGCACGGAGGGTATTCTGAGTAATTTTAATATCTCTGTAATGATTCCTGATGCTTTCATGAGTCTGGCTGACGAAGGCAGAATGAATGAGATATGGAACTCAAAAACAGGCGCAAAAGTCGGAGAGATATTTTCAGAGGTTGTTGATGGAATCTGGAAAAACGGGGAACCTGGAGTTCTTTTCTATAACCGCATAAACAGGGACAACTTCACCCCTTCACTTGGAGATATCCATGCCACAAACCCCTGTGGAGAGGAACCTCTCCTGCCTTTTGAATCCTGCAATCTGGGTAGCATTAACCTTTCCCTTTTTGTTGAGGACGGGAAAATCAACTGGGACTCTCTCAGGGAAACAGTCGGAAAAGCTGTCCGTTTCCTTGATAATGAAATCGACGTAAATGTCTATCCTGTCCCGAAGATTGGGGAAGCAACCAGAAAGACAAGGAAAATCGGGCTAGGAGTTATGGGTTTTCACGATATGCTTTTGAAACTTGGACTGCCCTATAACTCAACAGAAGCTCTCAAGCTTGCAGAGAAACTTATGGGGCAGATTAACTGGGCTGCGGTCCGGGAGTCAAGAAAACTTGCGGCAGAAAAAGGATCTTTTCCGGAACATGAAAACTCCATATGGAAACTTCCAATGAGAAATGCCACGCTGACCGCAATTGCCCCTACAGGCACCATCAGCATTCTAGCCGGCTGCTCTGCAGGAATTGAGCCTGTTTTCAGCTGGGTTTACAGGCGTACCCGGACGGTGGAAAAAGAATTCATGCTTGTTCACCCGCTCTTTGAGGCACATTTTAAGCCAAAGCTTTCAGAATCAGATTACAGCTGGCTCCTTGAACATGTCTATACTCACGGCACCTTGAAGGACATAAAAAACTCAAAAGTAGTGAGCGGAGAAGAAAAAAGGCTATTCAGGTCAGCCCTTGATATTAGCTGGAAAACTCATATTGACATACAGGCAGCCTTTCAGCGCCACTGCCATGCAGGAATCTCAAAGACTATCAATATGCCTGCAAATACGAAAAAAGAAGATATCGAGAAAGCTTTGATTTATGCGTGGAAGCAGGGGTTAAAAGGACTTACAATTTACAGGACCGGAAGTAGACAGCATGTAGTTCTCAGCTTAAAGAAATCCCAGTTTTAA
- a CDS encoding DMT family transporter, which yields MTAAPKHHLELLTACVIYGTVGIFMTLLEDMSVGSIIFYRVLFGLSAILCYLAITGNLSQLALKRKKRYLLLLGILYVSQMFSYYTAIRYLGASSAVLLLYTDPIYLTFLAPVLLGEKNTEKTILALFLGLIGVFYVTRPEGGFEQLAFGSSYLKGVIFGLVGGLFSSGVIISVRYLRDEYNGLTQLVWQSVISLVFLSPFAISVPGQVLAENLYILMLFGILITGVGAVFYIRGVAGVSAITGSILTLLEPVSCIFFDYTVLGSPVHSGMLTGCFFILAAAVVVSLDNSIFLRKLIFGEKTFSSKKISFWKKELLRPQGK from the coding sequence ATGACTGCTGCCCCCAAACATCACCTTGAATTGCTAACCGCTTGCGTTATTTATGGTACTGTCGGAATTTTCATGACATTGCTCGAGGATATGTCTGTAGGATCTATTATCTTCTACAGAGTCCTTTTCGGACTTTCAGCCATATTATGTTACCTTGCAATTACCGGAAATCTCAGTCAGCTTGCCTTGAAACGGAAGAAAAGGTATCTGCTTCTTCTTGGAATTCTATATGTTTCGCAGATGTTTTCCTATTATACTGCAATCCGATATCTGGGGGCTTCTTCTGCTGTCCTTCTTCTGTACACCGACCCTATATACCTTACCTTCCTTGCACCTGTCCTTCTCGGGGAAAAGAATACCGAAAAGACCATTCTTGCTCTTTTCCTGGGCCTGATAGGTGTATTCTACGTAACAAGACCTGAAGGCGGCTTTGAACAGCTTGCGTTTGGAAGCAGCTATCTGAAAGGTGTAATTTTCGGGCTCGTGGGGGGCCTTTTCAGCAGCGGAGTCATAATATCTGTCCGCTATCTCAGAGACGAGTATAACGGCCTTACTCAGCTGGTCTGGCAGAGTGTAATCAGTCTGGTCTTCCTGTCACCTTTCGCAATATCCGTGCCAGGGCAAGTACTCGCTGAAAACCTTTATATCCTGATGCTTTTCGGGATCCTGATTACAGGTGTAGGTGCAGTGTTCTATATAAGAGGGGTTGCAGGTGTAAGTGCAATTACAGGCAGCATTCTTACCCTTCTTGAGCCCGTTTCCTGTATCTTTTTCGACTACACGGTACTGGGAAGCCCGGTGCACAGTGGAATGCTTACAGGTTGCTTCTTTATCCTTGCAGCAGCAGTTGTGGTAAGCCTTGATAACTCTATTTTTCTGAGAAAGCTGATCTTCGGGGAAAAAACGTTCTCGAGCAAAAAGATATCGTTCTGGAAAAAAGAACTCCTAAGGCCACAGGGAAAATAA
- a CDS encoding DMT family transporter: MPVKGNSFKPYSEVITGSVIYGTIGVFLDRIQDMSVGSVLFCRLFFGLCMIFFYLLLSGSLGQLRPGRNRKYLLLLGFLNAVTGICYFSAIRYSGISIAVLLLYTAPVYVNLLAPAILGERNSSKGLLPLILSVSGVLLITRPGEVLVSLSTGSDFVRGLFFGLVSGLSFGTTIIIIRYLRHDYTGISQTFWLTGISLLFMLPSAFLTPASVFSRNFNTLFLFGLTITFAAILYLRGISGIKAQTGSILALLEPVSGIFFDTVVLKNPIYISTFLGCVLILSAAYLVSKKGRESRNLPADFPSVP; this comes from the coding sequence GTGCCAGTTAAGGGAAACTCTTTCAAGCCTTACTCCGAGGTCATAACAGGTAGCGTTATTTACGGTACCATAGGAGTTTTTCTCGACAGGATCCAGGACATGTCAGTGGGATCCGTTTTATTTTGCCGGCTCTTTTTCGGTTTATGTATGATTTTCTTTTACCTGCTATTGAGTGGAAGTCTGGGGCAGTTAAGGCCAGGCAGGAACAGAAAATACCTTCTCCTGCTGGGTTTCCTTAATGCGGTAACAGGCATATGTTATTTCTCGGCTATAAGGTACAGCGGAATTTCTATTGCTGTACTGCTCCTTTATACAGCTCCCGTATATGTGAATCTGCTTGCTCCTGCAATCCTCGGAGAGAGAAACAGTAGCAAAGGCCTTCTACCTCTTATCCTTTCGGTTTCAGGGGTATTGCTTATTACCCGTCCCGGAGAAGTTCTGGTTAGTCTGAGTACGGGCTCTGATTTTGTTAGAGGCCTGTTCTTCGGCTTGGTCTCAGGGCTTTCTTTCGGCACAACTATAATTATAATCCGTTATCTGAGGCACGACTATACAGGGATCTCCCAGACTTTCTGGCTGACCGGAATAAGTCTTCTCTTTATGCTGCCGTCCGCATTTTTAACCCCGGCTTCGGTCTTCTCCAGGAACTTCAATACTCTGTTTCTCTTTGGTTTGACAATTACCTTTGCTGCCATTCTCTACCTCAGAGGAATTTCAGGCATAAAGGCACAAACAGGCAGCATTCTTGCTCTGCTCGAACCTGTATCAGGAATCTTCTTTGATACAGTGGTCCTTAAAAACCCTATTTATATCTCTACCTTTCTGGGCTGTGTGCTTATCCTTTCAGCGGCTTATCTTGTGAGCAAGAAAGGGAGAGAAAGCAGGAATCTGCCAGCAGATTTCCCGTCAGTACCCTGA
- a CDS encoding ABC transporter ATP-binding protein, which produces MTDRSPIIELKNLTKVYKNGVEFRALDSANLRIKKGEFIAIVGPSGSGKSTLMHLIGLLDTPSSGTLLIDGNDVTKMSDKERSGMRNRMLGFVFQYHHLLPDFTALENVMMPLLIAGKSREEAKVTAEKLLKEVGLEDRMDHRPGELSGGQNQRVAVARALSCSPAIVLGDEPTGNLDTKTGDLIYELLRRLNKEYNQTFIVVTHNEELAGKADRVVKIIDGKITDQ; this is translated from the coding sequence ATGACAGACAGAAGCCCAATTATAGAGCTTAAGAACCTGACCAAAGTTTACAAAAACGGAGTTGAATTTCGCGCTCTCGACAGTGCAAACCTGAGAATTAAAAAAGGGGAATTTATTGCGATTGTAGGTCCTTCTGGTTCAGGCAAAAGTACACTTATGCATCTCATAGGTCTGCTGGACACGCCCAGTTCAGGAACTCTCCTTATAGACGGTAACGATGTGACAAAAATGTCGGATAAGGAGCGTTCCGGAATGAGAAATAGGATGCTAGGCTTTGTTTTCCAGTACCACCACCTGCTTCCCGATTTCACAGCTCTGGAAAATGTAATGATGCCGCTTTTGATTGCAGGAAAGAGCAGAGAGGAAGCAAAGGTCACTGCCGAAAAACTTCTAAAAGAGGTTGGGCTTGAAGACAGAATGGATCACAGGCCAGGAGAACTTTCCGGAGGGCAGAACCAGAGGGTCGCAGTAGCACGGGCTCTTAGCTGTTCTCCGGCAATTGTGCTCGGAGACGAGCCTACAGGCAATCTTGATACGAAAACAGGAGATTTGATATATGAATTGCTCCGCAGGCTGAACAAAGAATATAATCAGACTTTTATTGTGGTAACCCATAATGAGGAGCTTGCTGGAAAAGCCGATAGAGTTGTCAAAATTATAGATGGAAAAATAACTGATCAGTGA
- a CDS encoding PPC domain-containing DNA-binding protein: MEYAKGRIGRVFTVRVDHGDDLILELIKLAELEKIESAVFMLLGALKEGKLVAGPKENRRPPEPVWTSFNDAHEILGIGDIFQENGKPKIHLHAGTARGDSIKLGCLRGESEVFMVVEVFIFELEGISARRVMDTEQGFAPVSFMQIPDQE, translated from the coding sequence ATGGAGTACGCGAAAGGAAGGATAGGAAGGGTCTTTACCGTCAGGGTTGATCACGGGGATGACCTTATTCTGGAACTCATCAAACTTGCAGAACTGGAGAAGATCGAGTCGGCTGTGTTTATGCTGCTTGGTGCGCTGAAGGAAGGAAAACTTGTTGCAGGTCCGAAAGAAAACAGAAGACCCCCGGAACCTGTCTGGACCAGCTTTAATGATGCTCATGAAATTCTCGGGATAGGAGATATTTTCCAGGAGAATGGAAAGCCCAAAATTCATCTTCATGCGGGAACAGCCCGGGGAGACAGTATTAAACTGGGATGCCTGAGAGGTGAAAGTGAAGTTTTTATGGTTGTCGAGGTATTCATTTTCGAGCTGGAAGGAATTTCTGCCAGAAGGGTAATGGATACTGAGCAGGGCTTTGCTCCTGTGAGCTTTATGCAGATCCCTGATCAGGAATAA
- a CDS encoding transcriptional regulator, protein MTEDSPVNLTEKEYSIIDMLQSLGLPRTEATAIVCLKDCKELRSLHIELVSGLRQPEVSVAMRPLRDRGWVDERSEKKNKGKGRPVKYYQLTVPFPQIIHILEEEFLKDNKEKIIALKRLRELEIILQN, encoded by the coding sequence ATGACCGAAGATTCTCCAGTTAATTTAACCGAAAAAGAGTATTCAATTATTGACATGCTCCAGAGCCTGGGACTCCCGAGGACAGAGGCCACCGCGATCGTGTGTTTAAAAGACTGCAAGGAACTCAGATCTCTTCATATCGAACTTGTTTCCGGACTCAGGCAGCCTGAGGTGAGTGTAGCCATGCGCCCTCTAAGGGATCGAGGCTGGGTAGATGAAAGGTCTGAAAAGAAGAATAAAGGAAAAGGCAGACCTGTAAAATACTATCAGTTAACCGTACCGTTCCCCCAAATAATACATATCCTTGAAGAAGAGTTTTTAAAAGATAATAAAGAGAAAATAATCGCACTCAAAAGGCTAAGGGAACTGGAGATTATCCTGCAAAATTAA
- the eno gene encoding phosphopyruvate hydratase translates to MSYIGLQQDSGEYKIQKIHAREILDSRGNPTIEVDVFTPKGFGRASVPSGASTGTNEALELRDADPNRYGGKGVLTAVKNVNTIIQKELLGLDVRNQREIDELMIELDETENKSNLGANSILGVSMAVAKAAADSLNMPLYRYFGGSNAFTLPVPTMNVLNGGKHAGNELAIQEFMIQPKGAETFYEALQIGAEIYHILGKYLEKKYGRSSTNVGYEGGYAPKMSESTEALDALVHAIEEAGYTESEVTIGLDAAATEFYEEEFYNIDGKKLAAPELLDYYVELVNSYPILSIEDPFYEEAFEDFEALTNELWDTIIVGDDLFVTNIERLSKGVDMGAANALLLKVNQIGSISEAFDAASMASRNGYTVIVSHRSAETEDTTISDLAVAIGAEMIKTGAPARGERTAKYNQLLRIEEDLGEVAHYVQL, encoded by the coding sequence ATGTCGTATATCGGTTTACAGCAGGATTCTGGAGAATATAAGATCCAAAAGATACATGCTCGGGAGATCCTGGACTCAAGGGGAAATCCCACAATTGAAGTTGATGTGTTTACACCTAAGGGATTTGGCAGAGCAAGTGTTCCTTCAGGAGCTTCCACAGGTACGAATGAAGCCCTTGAACTGCGCGATGCGGACCCTAACAGGTACGGAGGAAAAGGAGTCCTGACTGCAGTCAAGAACGTAAATACCATTATCCAGAAGGAACTGCTTGGACTTGATGTGCGAAACCAGCGGGAAATCGATGAGCTTATGATCGAACTCGATGAAACCGAAAACAAATCGAACCTCGGAGCAAACTCCATTCTTGGCGTATCCATGGCGGTTGCAAAGGCTGCAGCAGATTCCCTTAACATGCCCCTTTATCGCTATTTCGGCGGTTCTAACGCTTTTACCCTTCCAGTGCCCACAATGAATGTCCTGAACGGAGGCAAACACGCAGGAAACGAGCTTGCAATTCAGGAGTTCATGATTCAGCCCAAAGGTGCTGAAACCTTCTACGAAGCCCTTCAGATCGGGGCTGAGATCTATCATATTCTCGGGAAGTACCTTGAGAAAAAGTATGGACGCTCTTCTACAAATGTAGGCTACGAAGGCGGATATGCTCCTAAAATGAGCGAATCCACAGAAGCCCTTGATGCTCTCGTACACGCAATTGAAGAAGCAGGCTATACCGAGTCCGAAGTCACAATAGGACTTGATGCCGCAGCAACCGAATTCTATGAAGAAGAGTTCTATAATATTGACGGGAAAAAACTGGCTGCCCCTGAACTGCTTGACTACTATGTCGAACTTGTAAATTCCTACCCCATCCTTTCTATCGAAGATCCCTTCTACGAGGAGGCTTTCGAAGACTTTGAAGCCCTTACCAATGAACTCTGGGATACTATCATTGTAGGTGACGACCTCTTTGTTACAAACATTGAAAGGCTTTCAAAAGGTGTGGATATGGGAGCAGCAAATGCCCTTCTTCTCAAAGTTAACCAGATCGGTTCAATCTCCGAGGCTTTTGATGCCGCAAGCATGGCTTCCAGAAACGGCTACACCGTAATCGTAAGCCACCGCTCTGCCGAAACCGAAGACACCACCATTTCAGACCTGGCAGTTGCAATAGGAGCAGAAATGATCAAGACCGGAGCTCCAGCACGTGGCGAGAGGACTGCAAAATACAACCAGCTCCTTAGAATAGAAGAAGATCTGGGTGAAGTTGCACATTATGTGCAGCTCTAA